The following proteins are encoded in a genomic region of Amphiura filiformis chromosome 18, Afil_fr2py, whole genome shotgun sequence:
- the LOC140139547 gene encoding uncharacterized protein translates to MKFTSDSRDIYTYCLVDQRLDHLDKAGHTPLWTLQKQMQFLVLVSRKNPQKIVYSENKTTAFVRYLELNPQPAYWKRTTRPLSIKVWPGYVGRTSYIRDIEYVEPDTGELVATGFLHLVKIDLKTRRPAQIKPSEIDRRGITRDAPPKNFVSSPKPASAFLYHAIVLSSDTDRNQHLNMASYIKHFMDAGSHAANNGKLTSFKRDLVYYDVTKLSITFTGEALVDDQLQIACWEDSNDSKLLNFEMLNRSKVISQCQVKFADHSSEVRGEHRSLSKL, encoded by the coding sequence GGCATACACCTTTATGGACGCTACAGAAGCAGATGCAATTCTTGGTCCTAGTTTCCAGAAAAAATCCACAGAAAATAGTCTACTCTGAAAACAAAACCACTGCCTTTGTACGATACTTAGAATTGAACCCCCAACCTGCATACTGGAAGCGAACCACAAGACCACTGAGTATCAAAGTCTGGCCTGGCTATGTTGGGAGGACATCTTACATCCGAGACATTGAATATGTTGAACCAGACACTGGTGAACTTGTCGCAACAGGATTTTTACATCTTgtgaaaattgatttaaaaacaagACGACCAGCCCAGATAAAACCAAGTGAAATAGATCGCAGAGGGATTACGCGAGATGCACCGCCTAAGAATTTTGTCTCGTCTCCAAAACCAGCGAGCGCATTCCTATACCATGCAATTGTCTTATCCAGCGATACAGATAGAAATCAACATTTGAACATGGCAAGTTATATCAAGCATTTTATGGATGCTGGAAGTCACGCTGCAAACAACGGGAAATTGACATCCTTTAAAAGAGACCTTGTGTACTACGatgttacaaaattatccatcacTTTCACCGGTGAAGCACTTGTAGATGATCAGCTACAAATTGCATGCTGGGAAGATTCTAATGATTCAaaattgttgaattttgaaatgttgaataggtcaaaggttatcagCCAGTGTCAAGTTAAATTTGCTGACCACAGCTCGGAAGTTCGTGGTGAACATAGAAGCCTATCAAAGCTATGA